The Oncorhynchus keta strain PuntledgeMale-10-30-2019 unplaced genomic scaffold, Oket_V2 Un_scaffold_8144_pilon_pilon, whole genome shotgun sequence genome has a segment encoding these proteins:
- the LOC127929551 gene encoding basic proline-rich protein-like → MSAKPKHMKITNSITPLGTNTEPPGNKNPLGTRIPLGTIIPWEQEPPGNKNPPGTRTPGNKNPPGNKNPPGTRTPGTRTPREQEPPREQEHPREQEPPGNKTPREQEPPGKGNRIPWGKNPPGNKGTESPWEQNPLGTITPWEQGNKNPPGNKGTRTPLGTREQEPPGNKGTRTPWEQEPPGNNNPPGNKNPPGNKNPPGNNKPPENNNPPENKNPPGNNNPPVNNNPAENKNPPGNKGTESPWEQNPPGNRTPLGTESPHEQNPPRNRGTRTTPGTREQEPPRNRGTRTPWEQGNKNPPRTGEQEPPRNKGTRTTLGTRTTPGTRNKNPPGTGEQEPPREQGNKNPPRNKGTRTTLGTREHNPPGNKNHPGTREQEPPRNRGTRITPGTVEQEPPHEQGNKNPPRNRGTRTTPGTRNPQEQEPPRNKGTRTTPEQWNKGNKNPPGTRTPRNKGTRTPRNRGTRTPPGTREQEPPQEQGNKNPQEQETPRNKNPPRTREQEPPREQWNKNHPGNKNPPGTREQEPPQEQGNKNHPGNKGTESPWEQEPPGTREQETPRNKGTRTTPGTGEQEPPGTREQEPPREQGNKNHPGTREQEPPQEQGNKNPPKEQEPPRNKGTRTTQEQGNKNPPGTREQEPPGTREQEPPQEQGNKNPPGNKGTITPQEQGNNNSLGTREQNPPRNREQEPPRNRGTRTPWEQGNRIPPGTGNRIPPGTREQELPGNKGTRTPRNNNPPRNKNPPGNKGTRTPPGTKTPLGTREQEPPPGTRTPLGTREQEPPPGTRTPLGTGNKNLPQEQGTITPWEQGNKNPPRNKNPPRNREQEPPGNKGTRTPPGTREQEPPQEQGNKNPPGTREQEPPQEQGNKNPPGTREQEPPREQEPPGNKGTRTPQEQGNKNHPRNKGTRTPQEQEPPQEQGNKNPQEQEPPRNKGTRTTPGTREQEPPRNKNPPRNKGTRTTPGTREQEPPGTRTPWEQGNKNPPRNKGTRTH, encoded by the exons ATGTCTGCCAAACCAAAACATATGAAGATAACAAACtctat AACCCCCCTGGGAACAAACACAGAACCCCCTGGGAACAAGAACCCCCTGGGAACAAGAATCCCCCTGGGAACAATAATCCCCTGGGAACAAGAACCCCCCGGGAACAAGAACCCCCCGGGAACAAGAACCCCCGGGAACAAGAACCCCCCAGGGAACAAGAACCCCCCGGGAACAAGAACCCCGGGAACAAGAACCCCCCGGGAACAAGAACCCCCCCGGGAACAAGAACACCCCCGGGAACAAGAACCCCCTGGGAACAAAACCCCCCGGGAACAAGAACCCCCGGGAAAAGGGAACAGAATCCCCTGGGGAAAGAATCCCCCTGGGAACAAGGGAACAGAATCCCCCTGGGAACAGAATCCCCTGGGAACAATAACCCCCTGGGAACAAGGGAACAAGAACCCCCCTGGGAACAAGGGAACAAGAACCCCCCTGGGAACAAGGGAACAAGAACCCCCTGGGAACAAGGGAACAAGAACCCCCTGGGAACAAGAACCCCCTGGGAACAATAACCCCCCTGGGAACAAGAACCCCCCTGGGAACAAGAACCCCCCTGGGAATAATAAACCCCCTGAGAACAATAACCCCCCTGAGAACAAGAACCCCCCTGGGAACAATAACCCCCCTGTGAACAATAACCCCGCTGAGAACAAGAACCCCCCTGGGAACAAGGGAACAGAATCCCCCTGGGAACAGAATCCCCCTGGCAACAGAACCCCCCTGGGAACAGAATCCCCCCATGAACAGAATCCCCCCAGGAACAGGGGAACAAGAACCACCCCGGGAACAAGGGAACAAGAACCCCCCAGGAACAGGGGAACAAGAACCCCCTGGGAACAAGGGAACAAGAACCCCCCAAGAACaggggaacaagaaccccccAGGAACAAGGGAACAAGAACCACCCTCGGAACAAGAACCACTCCGGGAACAAGGAACAAGAACCCCCCAGGAACAGGGGAACAAGAACCACCCCGGGAACAAGGGAACAAGAACCCCCCCAGGAACAAGGGAACAAGAACCACCCTGGGAACAAGGGAACATAATCCCCCTGGGAACAAGAACCACCCGGGAACAAGGGAACAAGAACCCCCCAGGAACAGGGGAACAAGAATCACCCCGGGAACAGTGGAACAAGAACCCCCCCATGAACAAGGGAACAAGAACCCCCCCAGGAACAGGGGAACAAGAACCACCCCGGGAACAAGAAACCCCCAGGAACAAGAACCCCCCAGGAACAAGGGAACAAGAACCACCCCGGAACAGTGGAACAAAGGGAACAAGAACCCCCCAGGAACCAGAACCCCCAGGAACAAGGGAACAAGAACCCCCAGGAACaggggaacaagaaccccccCAGGAACAAGGGAACAAGAACCCCCCCAGGAACAGGGGAACAAGAACCCCCAGGAACAAGAAACCCCCAGGAACAAGAACCCCCCACGAACAAGGGAACAAGAACCACCCCGGGAACAGTGGAACAAGAACCACCCCGGGAACAAGAACCCCCCAGGAACAAGGGAACAAGAACCCCCCCAGGAACAAGGGAACAAGAACCACCCTGGGAACAAGGGAACAGAATCCCCCTGGGAACAAGAACCCCCAGGAACAAGGGAACAAGAAACCCCCAGGAACAAGGGAACAAGAACCACCCCGGGAACAGGGGAACAAGAACCCCCAGGAACAAGGGAACAAGAACCACCCCGGGAACAAGGGAACAAGAACCACCCGGGAACAAGGGAACAAGAACCCCCCCAGGAACAAGGGAACAAGAACCCCCCCAAGGAACAAGAACCCCCCAGGAACAAGGGAACAAGAACCACCCAGGAACAAGGGAACAAGAACCCCCCAGGAACAAGGGAACAAGAACCCCCAGGAACAAGGGAACAAGAACCCCCCCAGGAACAAGGGAACAAGAACCCCCCTGGGAACAAGGGAACAATAACCCCCCAGGAACAGGGGAACAATAACTCCCTGGGAACAAGGGAACAGAATCCCCCCAGGAACAGGGAACAAGAACCCCCCAGGAACAGGGGAACAAGAACTCCCTGGGAACAAGGGAACAGAATCCCcccaggaacagggaacagaatCCCCCCAGGAACAAGGGAACAAGAACTCCCTGGGAACAAGGGAACAAGAACCCCCAGGAACAATAACCCCCCCAGGAACAAGAACCCCCCTGGGAACAAGGGAACAAGAACCCCCCCAGGAACAAAAACCCCCCTGGGAACTAGGGAACAAGAACCTCCCCCAGGAACAAGAACCCCCCTGGGAACAAGGGAACAAGAACCTCCCCCAGGAACAAGAACCCCCCTGGGAACAGGGAACAAGAACCTCCCccaggaacagggaacaataaCCCCCTGGGAACAAGGGAACAAGAACCCCCCCAGGAACAAGAACCCCCCCAGGAACAGGGAACAAGAACCCCCTGGGAACAAGGGAACAAGAACCCCCCCAGGAACAAGGGAACAAGAACCACCCCAGGAACAAGGGAACAAGAACCCCCCAGGAACAAGGGAACAAGAACCACCCCAGGAACAAGGGAACAAGAACCCCCCAGGAACAAGGGAACAAGAACCCCCCAGGGAACAAGAACCCCCTGGGAACAAGGGAACAAGAACCCCCCAGGAACAAGGGAACAAGAACCACCCCAGGAACAAGGGAACAAGAACCCCCCAGGAACAAGAACCACCCCAGGAACAAGGGAACAAGAACCCCCAGGAACAAGAACCCCCCAGGAACAAGGGAACAAGAACCACCCCAGGAACAAGGGAACAAGAACCCCCCAGGAACAAGAACCCCCCCAGGAACAAGGGAACAAGAACCACCCCAGGAACAAGGGAACAAGAACCCCCAGGAACAAGAACCCCCTGGGAACAAGGGAACAAGAACCCCCCCAGGAACAAGGGAACAAGAACCCACTGA